In the Sarcophilus harrisii chromosome 1, mSarHar1.11, whole genome shotgun sequence genome, one interval contains:
- the FBXW9 gene encoding F-box/WD repeat-containing protein 9 isoform X2: MEPPPDDNQDWDEDSDPEADPDVQAQEYIDRVLGSPSPAPARTVLAPPPAVSPRPPPAELWRESLRSPGGEPGPDASGLLGLPLELILEICSYLEARLVLGVLPRVCRSLRDIVQDQVMWKIRVQKLLGGAYPVVEEENFDWPAACIELEEHLARWADDGRRAEYFCLSDGHFASIDSVLLLQGGALCVSGSRDRNVNLWDLRQLGVEPGKVLVKALGTQRSGTHKGWVWSLASQDNRVCSGSWDSTVKLWDMEADGQQFGEIRGKAAVLCLSYRPDILVTGTYDKKVTVYDPRAGQALVKSRRLHSSAVLALLADDQYIISGSEDRTLVVFERRTNSVLQRLQLESYLLCMSYRGPQLWAGDNQGLLYVFENHGGQFKHVRTLSPVPPLQVHVPTDPPRTICTRSHHNVLNGVCADGNMVVAASGGLSLEVWRLKP, encoded by the exons ATGGAGCCGCCCCCAGACGACAACCAGGACTGGGATGAGGACTCGGACCCTGAGGCAGACCCGGACGTCCAAGCCCAGGAGTACATCGACCGAGTTCTGGGCTCGCCCAGCCCGGCCCCGGCCCGCACGGTCCTGGCGCCCCCGCCCGCGGTCAGCCCCCGCCCCCCCCCGGCGGAGCTGTGGCGGGAATCCCTGCGGTCCCCCGGCGGGGAGCCCGGCCCAGACGCGTCCGGCCTGCTGGGTCTGCCGCTGGAGCTCATCCTGGAGATCTGCTCCTACCTGGAGGCGAGGCTGGTGCTGGGGGTCCTGCCCCGGGTGTGCCGGTCCCTCCGGGACATCGTCCAGGACCAGGTTATGTGGAAGATCCGCGTGCAGAAGCTCCTGGGGGGGGCCTACCCCGTGGTGGAAG AGGAGAATTTTGACTGGCCCGCTGCCTGCATTGAATTAGAGGAGCACTTGGCCCGCTGGGCAGATGACGGGCGAAGGGCCGAATACTTCTGCTTGTCGGACGGCCACTTTGCCTCCATCGACTCGGTGCTCCTGCTGCAG GGTGGGGCACTCTGTGTCTCTGGCTCCCGAGACCGCAATGTCAACTTATGGGACTTAAGACAGCTTGGAGTAGAGCCAGGCAAAGTTCTGGTCAAGGCGCTGGGTACCCAGCGCAGTGGGACCCACAAG GGCTGGGTCTGGTCCCTGGCTTCCCAGGATAACCGCGTCTGCTCGGGCTCCTGGGATAGCACTGTGAAGCTCTGGGACATGGAAGCTGACGGGCAGCAGTTTGGGGAGATCAG GGGCAAGGCTGCAGTTCTCTGTCTCTCCTACCGTCCTGACATCCTGGTCACTGGCACCTATGATAAGAAAGTGACTGTTTACGACCCCCGAG CGGGCCAGGCCCTGGTGAAGAGCCGAAGGCTGCATTCCAGTGCCGTGCTGGCCTTGTTGGCTGATGACCAGTACATTATCTCGGGAAGTGAGGATCGGACCTTGGTGGTGTTTGAGCGGCGGACCAACAGTGTCTTACAGCGGCTGCAG CTGGAGTCATATCTATTGTGCATGTCCTATCGAGGGCCCCAGCTCTGGGCTGGGGACAACCAGGGTCTGCTCTATGTGTTTGAGAACCACGGAGGCCAATTCAAGCATGTCAGG ACCCTGAGCCCAGTCCCTCCTCTCCAGGTACATGTGCCTACTGACCCACCAAGGACCATCTGCACCCGAAGCCACCACAATGTTCTTAATGGG
- the FBXW9 gene encoding F-box/WD repeat-containing protein 9 isoform X1 codes for MEPPPDDNQDWDEDSDPEADPDVQAQEYIDRVLGSPSPAPARTVLAPPPAVSPRPPPAELWRESLRSPGGEPGPDASGLLGLPLELILEICSYLEARLVLGVLPRVCRSLRDIVQDQVMWKIRVQKLLGGAYPVVEEENFDWPAACIELEEHLARWADDGRRAEYFCLSDGHFASIDSVLLLQGGALCVSGSRDRNVNLWDLRQLGVEPGKVLVKALGTQRSGTHKGWVWSLASQDNRVCSGSWDSTVKLWDMEADGQQFGEIRGKAAVLCLSYRPDILVTGTYDKKVTVYDPRAGQALVKSRRLHSSAVLALLADDQYIISGSEDRTLVVFERRTNSVLQRLQLESYLLCMSYRGPQLWAGDNQGLLYVFENHGGQFKHVRSFDVGHRSQITGIEHSLGSLYTTSTDKTIRVHVPTDPPRTICTRSHHNVLNGVCADGNMVVAASGGLSLEVWRLKP; via the exons ATGGAGCCGCCCCCAGACGACAACCAGGACTGGGATGAGGACTCGGACCCTGAGGCAGACCCGGACGTCCAAGCCCAGGAGTACATCGACCGAGTTCTGGGCTCGCCCAGCCCGGCCCCGGCCCGCACGGTCCTGGCGCCCCCGCCCGCGGTCAGCCCCCGCCCCCCCCCGGCGGAGCTGTGGCGGGAATCCCTGCGGTCCCCCGGCGGGGAGCCCGGCCCAGACGCGTCCGGCCTGCTGGGTCTGCCGCTGGAGCTCATCCTGGAGATCTGCTCCTACCTGGAGGCGAGGCTGGTGCTGGGGGTCCTGCCCCGGGTGTGCCGGTCCCTCCGGGACATCGTCCAGGACCAGGTTATGTGGAAGATCCGCGTGCAGAAGCTCCTGGGGGGGGCCTACCCCGTGGTGGAAG AGGAGAATTTTGACTGGCCCGCTGCCTGCATTGAATTAGAGGAGCACTTGGCCCGCTGGGCAGATGACGGGCGAAGGGCCGAATACTTCTGCTTGTCGGACGGCCACTTTGCCTCCATCGACTCGGTGCTCCTGCTGCAG GGTGGGGCACTCTGTGTCTCTGGCTCCCGAGACCGCAATGTCAACTTATGGGACTTAAGACAGCTTGGAGTAGAGCCAGGCAAAGTTCTGGTCAAGGCGCTGGGTACCCAGCGCAGTGGGACCCACAAG GGCTGGGTCTGGTCCCTGGCTTCCCAGGATAACCGCGTCTGCTCGGGCTCCTGGGATAGCACTGTGAAGCTCTGGGACATGGAAGCTGACGGGCAGCAGTTTGGGGAGATCAG GGGCAAGGCTGCAGTTCTCTGTCTCTCCTACCGTCCTGACATCCTGGTCACTGGCACCTATGATAAGAAAGTGACTGTTTACGACCCCCGAG CGGGCCAGGCCCTGGTGAAGAGCCGAAGGCTGCATTCCAGTGCCGTGCTGGCCTTGTTGGCTGATGACCAGTACATTATCTCGGGAAGTGAGGATCGGACCTTGGTGGTGTTTGAGCGGCGGACCAACAGTGTCTTACAGCGGCTGCAG CTGGAGTCATATCTATTGTGCATGTCCTATCGAGGGCCCCAGCTCTGGGCTGGGGACAACCAGGGTCTGCTCTATGTGTTTGAGAACCACGGAGGCCAATTCAAGCATGTCAGG TCCTTTGATGTGGGGCATAGGTCACAAATCACTGGCATTGAACATTCCTTGGGGTCACTTTATACCACGTCTACGGACAAGACCATTCGG GTACATGTGCCTACTGACCCACCAAGGACCATCTGCACCCGAAGCCACCACAATGTTCTTAATGGG